In one Nicotiana tomentosiformis chromosome 6, ASM39032v3, whole genome shotgun sequence genomic region, the following are encoded:
- the LOC104109965 gene encoding vacuolar protein sorting-associated protein 24 homolog 1-like, which produces MEKMKNILKPKPNPQQLLRDWQRRLRQECRNIERQIRDIQREEKNVEKSIKEAAKRNDMGSAKALAKELVRSKRTVNRLYENKAQLNSISMHLGESVAIARTVGHLSKSAEVMKLVNNLMKAPEMAMTMQEFNKEMTKAGVIEEIVNDAVDTALDSEDIEEEIEEEVDRVLTEIAGETAAQLPEAVRKEKLKQPAQSLGDAEGADDEEDLEELRARLAKVRS; this is translated from the exons ATGGAGAAAATGAAGAATATATTGAAGCCGAAGCCGAATCCGCAACAGCTTTTGAGAGATTGGCAACGTCGCCTCCGACAAGAGTGCCGAAATATCGAACGCCAAATTCGag ATATACAGAGAGAGGAGAAGAATGTAGAGAAATCAATTAAAGAAGCTGCAAAGCGAAATGACATGGGTTCTGCCAAG GCACTAGCGAAAGAGCTTGTGAGATCTAAAAGAACTGTAAATCGATTGTACGAGAACAAGGCGCAATTAAATTCGATATCTATGCACCTTGGAGAAAGTGTCG CTATTGCTCGCACAGTGGGGCATTTGTCCAAGAGTGCTGAAGTCATGAAGCTTGTTAATAATCTTATGAAGGCTCCAGAAATGGCTATGACGATGCAGGAATTCAATAAAGAGATGACCAAG GCTGGTGTCATTGAAGAAATTGTGAATGATGCAGTGGACACTGCATTGGATTCAGAAGACATAGAAGAGGAGATTGAAGAAGAAGTTGACAGGGTATTAACTGAAATTGCTGGTGAGACTGCTGCGCAACTTCCTGAAGCAGTCCGAAAGGAGAAGTTAAAGCAACCTGCCCAGTCACTAGGAGATGCAGAG GGTGCTGACGACGAGGAAGATCTAGAAGAACTAAGGGCTCGTCTTGCTAAAGTAAGATCATAA